One stretch of Cohnella algarum DNA includes these proteins:
- a CDS encoding response regulator, with protein MRAMIARLPSLMLSGKGTAFRGYVSFLCFQNNQRGDEKMEERASYAVEVDEVVRWKEGKIQVLLVDSDPIWQQRMSGLINAEPDMNIFHIATNKESAIRASVQLDLDVMILDLVLHSSQQDGLHTISEVLKRKAMPIIILTSLYEPEIIVEAVLAGAINYITKINYADVANAVREAYRGQSSLHADVASIIRNEIGLVKRNELHRMLTPTEKEILQLIGWGYRQPVIRDLLGVTANTMKSHVRNIIRKFNACSIHEAAEKAKRRGLYDRQDRITC; from the coding sequence ATGCGTGCAATGATCGCCAGGTTACCCTCTCTAATGCTGTCAGGAAAGGGCACGGCCTTCCGAGGGTACGTGTCTTTTTTGTGTTTTCAGAACAATCAACGAGGTGATGAAAAGATGGAGGAGCGTGCAAGTTATGCCGTAGAAGTTGATGAAGTCGTGCGTTGGAAAGAAGGCAAGATACAAGTATTGCTGGTGGACAGCGATCCCATTTGGCAACAACGGATGTCGGGGCTGATCAATGCAGAGCCAGATATGAATATATTTCATATTGCAACAAACAAGGAATCGGCCATTCGAGCGAGTGTGCAATTGGATTTAGACGTGATGATTCTTGATCTGGTATTACATTCATCGCAACAGGATGGGCTCCATACAATTTCCGAAGTTCTGAAAAGGAAAGCGATGCCAATCATTATCTTGACCTCCCTCTACGAGCCTGAAATCATTGTGGAAGCTGTGCTAGCCGGGGCGATCAATTATATTACCAAGATCAACTATGCGGATGTCGCAAATGCCGTCAGGGAAGCCTATCGGGGGCAATCTTCTCTTCATGCAGATGTTGCATCCATTATCCGTAATGAAATTGGGCTTGTTAAGCGAAATGAATTGCATCGAATGCTGACGCCCACTGAAAAAGAGATCTTGCAGTTGATCGGTTGGGGCTATAGACAGCCGGTGATTAGAGATTTGCTAGGCGTCACAGCGAACACCATGAAGTCGCACGTTCGTAACATCATTCGAAAATTCAACGCTTGCTCCATCCATGAAGCGGCGGAAAAAGCAAAACGAAGAGGCTTGTACGATCGGCAAGATCGGATCACGTGCTAG
- a CDS encoding peroxiredoxin family protein produces MKKSMIAVLVLIGLVVYGGYDYFHKSSSETGQIAESGEANLETGILKGQLAPDFALTDLQGNTVHLSDFKGKKVLVNFWATWCPPCRVEIPHMQKFYEDYQSKNVVILGVNLTLTEENPDSVQVFVKEQQLTFPIVLDKEGAIMQTYQVVAYPTTYLLDSGGVIREKFQGAINYDIMEEAVSNIK; encoded by the coding sequence ATGAAAAAAAGCATGATCGCTGTTCTGGTTTTGATAGGGCTCGTCGTTTATGGCGGATACGATTATTTTCACAAGTCTTCTTCAGAAACCGGACAAATTGCGGAATCGGGGGAAGCAAATCTGGAGACGGGTATTCTGAAGGGGCAGCTTGCGCCGGACTTTGCGCTTACGGATTTGCAGGGGAACACGGTTCACCTGTCTGATTTTAAGGGCAAGAAAGTGCTGGTCAATTTTTGGGCGACATGGTGTCCGCCGTGTCGGGTGGAAATACCCCATATGCAAAAATTTTATGAGGATTACCAATCGAAGAATGTTGTGATATTGGGTGTCAACCTGACACTTACCGAGGAAAATCCGGATTCCGTGCAAGTTTTCGTGAAAGAGCAGCAACTCACATTTCCCATCGTTCTGGACAAGGAAGGAGCCATCATGCAAACCTATCAGGTTGTCGCCTATCCCACGACGTATTTGCTGGACTCGGGTGGAGTGATTCGGGAAAAGTTTCAGGGCGCGATTAATTACGACATTATGGAAGAAGCTGTTTCCAATATCAAATAA
- a CDS encoding C40 family peptidase, giving the protein MRKKLAVALLVPTLIAGTILSGQVSASAAKDDAVIVKSVKFRDKPSLSSERIRFLQVGEHVNVLERVNPYWYKVKDGQGQTGYVTTQSRYISMVGASTGEETTQTAAGAANNVIKAGMKYWGTPYEFGSNRSNTRTFDCSDFVRQAFKDGTGIILPGNSRTQAAYVKKIGKTTTKWRDLKPGDIMFFMSYKGSKSSNYSGINKSAQRITHNGIYLGNGKILHTYSVKSGGVRIDSIEGKHWEYRFVFGGSVLK; this is encoded by the coding sequence ATGAGGAAAAAACTGGCTGTGGCGCTGTTGGTGCCGACTCTTATTGCCGGAACGATTTTATCGGGACAAGTCTCCGCTTCGGCGGCAAAGGATGATGCCGTCATTGTGAAAAGTGTCAAGTTTCGGGACAAGCCTTCCCTTAGCAGCGAGCGCATTCGTTTTTTGCAGGTAGGCGAACATGTGAATGTTTTGGAACGTGTGAACCCCTATTGGTACAAAGTCAAGGATGGACAGGGGCAAACCGGTTATGTCACAACGCAGAGCCGGTACATATCTATGGTGGGCGCCTCAACCGGCGAAGAAACCACACAAACCGCTGCCGGCGCAGCCAACAACGTGATTAAAGCCGGTATGAAATATTGGGGAACGCCTTACGAATTTGGTTCTAACCGCTCCAATACCCGAACGTTCGACTGCTCGGACTTTGTCCGACAAGCGTTTAAAGACGGAACTGGCATCATCCTTCCCGGCAATTCCAGAACACAGGCTGCTTATGTGAAAAAAATCGGTAAAACAACAACGAAGTGGCGTGACTTGAAACCGGGGGACATCATGTTCTTTATGTCGTATAAAGGAAGCAAAAGTTCGAATTATTCCGGAATCAACAAATCCGCACAACGAATTACGCATAACGGCATTTACTTGGGGAATGGCAAGATATTGCACACGTATTCCGTCAAATCCGGCGGGGTAAGAATCGATAGCATTGAAGGCAAGCACTGGGAATATCGTTTTGTGTTCGGCGGCAGTGTACTCAAGTAA
- a CDS encoding DUF6075 family protein translates to MHTIRFRDEEHERFYVQMLDERKCSDSYHRALFYTLGISRETRSHICDLYDFSNGGIKSEGLSAPWQTGSTIRVCRLAFNLWNGWTKAGGERYSTPHELFDCSYAPYFFEAIHLRYPEYCRSHERTINRLTEQIR, encoded by the coding sequence ATGCATACGATTCGATTTCGAGATGAGGAACACGAGAGGTTTTATGTTCAGATGCTGGATGAAAGGAAATGCAGCGATAGCTACCACCGGGCACTGTTCTATACATTGGGCATTTCCCGAGAAACCAGAAGTCATATCTGCGATTTATATGATTTTTCTAATGGCGGCATTAAGTCCGAAGGCCTTTCGGCCCCTTGGCAAACCGGCAGTACCATCCGAGTGTGTCGGCTCGCCTTTAATTTGTGGAACGGCTGGACCAAAGCAGGAGGCGAACGTTACTCCACTCCCCACGAATTATTCGATTGCAGCTATGCCCCCTACTTTTTTGAAGCGATTCATCTTCGTTATCCCGAATATTGCCGAAGTCACGAGAGAACGATCAATCGGCTGACCGAACAAATTCGCTGA
- a CDS encoding cytochrome c biogenesis CcdA family protein yields MDNLSVFAAFAAGMLSFLSPCVFPLIPAYVSHLTGSSFQDGKLVVYRGKLIVQSLSFIVGFSLVFIAMGASASFIGRFFAQERDLIQKISGLLIIVFGLQMVGLFNLRLLMSGKTWEINTNRSRGAIRSLLTGVAFGAGWSPCVGLALSSILLLAGSAETLWNGIGLLAVYSLGLGVPFLLISWLLTYSMKIMKKMNRWIPLLSKLNGWLLIGLGFLLFTGQLQKISAWLSQYTFWEINF; encoded by the coding sequence ATGGATAATCTTTCGGTTTTCGCAGCCTTTGCCGCGGGGATGCTATCCTTCTTATCCCCTTGCGTCTTCCCGCTCATCCCCGCTTACGTTTCCCATTTGACGGGCTCGTCCTTTCAAGACGGCAAACTGGTCGTGTATCGGGGGAAACTGATTGTTCAGTCTCTTAGTTTTATTGTGGGCTTTAGTCTCGTTTTCATCGCGATGGGGGCTTCGGCAAGCTTTATTGGCCGCTTCTTTGCCCAGGAGCGCGATTTGATCCAAAAAATCAGCGGTTTGTTGATTATTGTGTTTGGTCTGCAAATGGTCGGATTATTTAATCTCCGGCTGCTGATGTCCGGTAAAACATGGGAAATCAATACGAACAGGAGCCGCGGCGCAATCCGTTCGCTGCTTACCGGTGTGGCTTTTGGCGCCGGCTGGAGCCCCTGTGTAGGGTTGGCGTTGTCGTCCATTTTGCTTCTGGCCGGGTCTGCCGAAACGCTGTGGAACGGGATTGGGTTGTTGGCCGTGTATTCGCTCGGGTTGGGTGTTCCGTTTTTACTGATTTCATGGTTGCTGACGTATTCGATGAAGATCATGAAAAAAATGAACAGATGGATACCTCTCCTGTCCAAACTGAATGGCTGGCTGCTCATCGGGCTGGGGTTTCTGTTGTTTACCGGGCAATTGCAGAAGATCAGCGCCTGGCTATCCCAATATACGTTTTGGGAGATCAACTTTTAA
- a CDS encoding RNA polymerase sigma factor, which produces MKKMNLRDMYPFFKTDVWVDVDEEVAHEIRRLDLEESAYRLRTYRHRAYYSLDRNDGIEQHVLFLSISPEEHYERKLSRQQLYEAMCLLPEKSARRIYAHYFLGMSKVDIARAEHVDERAVRKSIQRGLKQMEYLLKNM; this is translated from the coding sequence ATGAAAAAGATGAATTTGCGGGATATGTATCCTTTTTTTAAGACGGATGTATGGGTGGATGTAGACGAAGAAGTTGCCCATGAAATCCGTCGCTTAGACTTGGAAGAAAGCGCCTACAGGCTGCGAACGTATCGCCATCGGGCCTATTACTCGCTAGATCGCAACGATGGGATTGAGCAGCATGTTTTATTTCTTTCGATTTCACCGGAGGAGCATTACGAGCGCAAACTTTCACGGCAGCAACTTTATGAAGCTATGTGCCTGTTGCCGGAGAAATCTGCCAGACGGATTTACGCCCATTATTTCCTGGGTATGAGCAAAGTTGATATTGCCAGAGCCGAGCATGTCGATGAGCGGGCGGTTCGTAAATCAATCCAACGAGGCTTGAAACAAATGGAATACTTGCTCAAAAACATGTAA
- a CDS encoding C40 family peptidase, whose amino-acid sequence MQLSRQWVYRQLGISLPRTAAEQARFCVENGLTVNAADLVPGDLVFWSYENNGRFMDITHVGIYAGDGKVVDASSSRGQVVFRDLFDSDKQVLFGRPEILDVEL is encoded by the coding sequence TTGCAGCTATCTCGTCAGTGGGTTTATCGTCAGCTAGGTATTAGCTTGCCGCGAACCGCAGCTGAGCAGGCCAGATTTTGCGTGGAAAATGGTCTGACAGTAAACGCGGCCGACTTGGTTCCAGGTGACCTTGTGTTTTGGAGCTACGAGAATAATGGTAGATTTATGGATATTACTCACGTTGGGATTTATGCGGGTGATGGCAAAGTTGTAGATGCTTCCTCAAGTCGCGGGCAGGTGGTGTTTCGGGACTTGTTTGATTCGGATAAGCAAGTGTTGTTTGGAAGGCCTGAAATTTTGGACGTTGAACTGTGA